The following are from one region of the Deltaproteobacteria bacterium genome:
- a CDS encoding PAS domain S-box protein codes for MPDKLLTHLPLLQAILKSMPHGLLLFNPDGIVLFANDSAESMLGYNSGSLAGSNIGQIFIKDDCRILLPNIIKLTMSEGQFSGEVLLCGKKGRIFAHIRTRLFKEKDSQLIVAHIEDISPFKTLQKSSREADRVLCLGKVVDRMAHHIRNPIAAIGGFAARLMKEGVAEEHKRLYQEIIYQEASRLESLLRSLADFTSLPYPSLANTSLDKLMARIRELLPEELQERASAWHVPSPEICRSLHAIMDLELMSQGIANVLTNALEAANPTVAIAIEAFSQDGSLQLSVKDTGTGISAEDLPFVFDPLFTTKTHHVGLGLTISQRIIEDHGGSIDIKSTPGQGTTVTVAVPVERRRAIRLRRL; via the coding sequence ATGCCCGATAAGCTGCTCACTCATCTGCCCCTGCTGCAGGCAATTCTCAAGTCTATGCCTCATGGCTTGCTGCTGTTCAACCCTGATGGCATCGTGCTCTTCGCCAATGACAGTGCAGAATCTATGCTCGGCTACAACTCCGGGTCCTTGGCTGGTAGTAACATCGGGCAAATTTTCATAAAAGATGACTGCAGGATCCTCCTGCCTAACATCATAAAACTGACTATGTCCGAGGGACAGTTCAGTGGTGAGGTCCTCCTGTGCGGCAAGAAGGGCCGCATCTTTGCCCACATCCGCACTCGGCTTTTTAAAGAGAAAGACTCACAACTCATTGTAGCTCACATCGAAGACATCAGCCCATTCAAGACCTTGCAGAAGAGTTCCCGAGAGGCGGACCGCGTTCTCTGCCTCGGCAAAGTAGTGGATCGGATGGCGCATCACATAAGAAATCCCATTGCAGCTATAGGAGGTTTTGCCGCCCGCCTTATGAAAGAGGGTGTCGCAGAAGAGCACAAACGATTGTACCAGGAAATCATTTATCAGGAAGCGAGCCGTTTGGAAAGTCTGCTCAGGAGTCTCGCCGACTTTACTTCGCTGCCTTATCCCTCCCTTGCCAACACATCTCTGGACAAACTCATGGCGAGAATCAGAGAACTGCTGCCGGAAGAGTTGCAGGAACGAGCCTCTGCCTGGCACGTTCCCTCACCAGAAATCTGTCGCTCCCTGCACGCCATTATGGATCTGGAGCTCATGTCTCAAGGCATCGCCAATGTGCTCACCAACGCACTCGAAGCAGCGAATCCAACCGTGGCTATTGCTATAGAGGCATTTTCACAAGATGGCAGCCTGCAGCTCAGCGTTAAAGACACTGGAACGGGCATTTCTGCTGAGGACCTCCCCTTTGTGTTCGACCCGCTTTTTACTACCAAGACACATCACGTGGGGCTCGGGCTGACAATCAGTCAACGCATCATTGAAGACCATGGCGGTAGCATCGATATTAAAAGCACACCAGGCCAGGGCACCACAGTAACAGTGGCAGTGCCTGTGGAGAGAAGAAGAGCAATTCGTTTGAGGAGGCTTTGA
- a CDS encoding helix-hairpin-helix domain-containing protein, whose protein sequence is MKFFLRRQLAVVLLFAFLLVTYHLLQEWLPWDTGGKPGTCRPTPTFIQVGGHVRNPGIFSFPEPVSIQRAIKRAGGLDSGGEIQDLWSCRKLKNGDWLRVSLNRNGQPRLRVERMMVGFLLALGSKVDVNRLSKAELARLPGISRPVAERIVKERQRCGGYRHLEELLKVKGVGPKTLKKVRPHLTVGSVGYGNH, encoded by the coding sequence ATGAAATTTTTCCTTCGTCGTCAATTAGCGGTGGTGTTACTGTTCGCCTTTCTCCTGGTAACCTACCACCTGTTGCAGGAGTGGTTGCCGTGGGACACAGGGGGAAAACCAGGGACCTGCAGGCCAACTCCTACATTTATCCAGGTGGGAGGTCATGTTCGCAATCCAGGCATCTTTTCTTTTCCAGAGCCGGTATCAATCCAGCGCGCAATAAAGAGGGCGGGCGGTCTGGACTCGGGCGGCGAGATCCAAGATCTCTGGAGCTGCAGAAAACTCAAGAATGGAGACTGGTTGCGAGTGAGCCTCAATAGAAACGGCCAACCACGGCTCCGAGTGGAAAGAATGATGGTTGGCTTTTTGCTGGCTCTAGGGAGCAAGGTGGATGTAAATCGACTGAGCAAGGCTGAACTGGCGCGTCTTCCCGGTATCAGCCGTCCAGTGGCCGAGCGCATTGTGAAAGAACGCCAACGCTGTGGAGGTTATCGACATCTGGAAGAATTGCTCAAGGTGAAAGGTGTGGGCCCCAAGACTCTGAAAAAGGTGCGGCCGCATCTCACGGTGGGCAGCGTTGGGTACGGAAATCACTAG
- a CDS encoding citramalate synthase, which translates to MRKIEIYDTTLRDGTQAEEFNLSLEDKIRISLKLDELGIHYLEGGWPGSNPKDVRYFKEIQNYRLKHAKIAAFGSTHNPRSSAEKDKNLAALLQAKTEVITIFGKSWTVHVRDALRTSPARNLEIIRDSLAFLRPHVATLFYDAEHFFDGFKDDATYALATLKAAIEGGAECLVLCDTNGGTLTSELREIIRKVKKEFPEAALGIHTHNDAELAVANSLAAVEMGANHVQGTMNGVGERCGNANLCSIIPAIKLKLNMDCISDAQLALLRETSRYILEVANIRPNQYQPYVGRSAFAHKGGIHVSAVQRNPETYEHIRPELVGNMQRILVSDLSGRSTIKRKAKQYGIEISTKDPVAMQILEELKELENEGFQYEAAEGSFEILLHRAVGQVKRYFEFIGFRVLVSKIQENQPSVAEATVMLKVGGKVEHTAATGVGPVHALDKALRKALERFYPEIAHMRLSDYKVRVLPGDRGTAAKVRVLIESADSTSTWGTVGVSQDILEASWLALVDSVNYKLFKDEKERDRASES; encoded by the coding sequence ATGAGAAAAATAGAAATCTATGATACGACCTTAAGAGACGGCACTCAGGCTGAGGAATTTAATCTTTCTCTCGAGGACAAAATCCGCATTTCTCTAAAACTGGATGAATTAGGCATCCATTATCTAGAGGGCGGCTGGCCAGGATCTAATCCCAAGGATGTGCGCTATTTCAAAGAGATTCAGAACTACAGACTGAAACACGCCAAGATTGCCGCCTTTGGCAGTACACACAATCCCCGGAGTTCAGCGGAAAAAGACAAGAATCTTGCAGCACTGCTCCAGGCCAAGACTGAGGTCATTACCATATTCGGCAAGAGTTGGACGGTTCACGTACGTGACGCCCTGCGCACCAGTCCTGCAAGGAATCTGGAAATAATTCGCGACTCGCTTGCCTTTCTGAGACCTCACGTGGCTACACTTTTCTATGATGCCGAACACTTTTTTGACGGGTTCAAAGATGATGCTACCTATGCTCTGGCAACCCTAAAGGCGGCTATCGAGGGCGGTGCAGAATGTCTGGTTCTCTGTGATACCAACGGTGGCACACTTACCAGCGAGCTGCGCGAGATTATCAGGAAGGTAAAAAAAGAATTTCCCGAGGCTGCTCTCGGCATCCATACTCACAACGATGCTGAGCTGGCGGTGGCAAACTCCCTGGCTGCAGTAGAAATGGGGGCGAATCATGTCCAGGGTACAATGAACGGTGTGGGAGAGCGCTGCGGCAATGCCAATCTCTGCAGCATCATACCGGCTATAAAGCTGAAGTTGAACATGGATTGCATAAGCGATGCCCAGCTTGCTCTCTTGCGCGAGACGTCTCGCTATATTCTGGAGGTTGCCAATATCAGGCCAAATCAATATCAGCCCTACGTGGGGCGAAGCGCTTTTGCGCATAAAGGCGGCATCCACGTCAGTGCTGTGCAGCGAAACCCGGAGACCTATGAACACATCCGACCAGAACTCGTTGGCAACATGCAACGGATTCTGGTTTCTGACCTCTCCGGCAGGAGCACCATCAAGCGCAAGGCGAAGCAATATGGCATCGAAATTTCCACTAAAGATCCGGTTGCCATGCAGATACTGGAAGAACTCAAAGAGCTTGAAAATGAAGGCTTCCAGTACGAAGCTGCTGAGGGATCTTTCGAGATCCTTCTGCACCGAGCCGTAGGCCAGGTAAAGCGTTACTTCGAATTTATCGGCTTCCGAGTACTGGTCTCCAAGATCCAGGAAAACCAGCCATCTGTGGCGGAAGCAACAGTAATGCTCAAGGTTGGCGGTAAGGTAGAACATACGGCGGCCACAGGTGTGGGGCCGGTCCACGCCCTGGACAAGGCCCTGCGCAAGGCCCTGGAGCGTTTCTATCCAGAAATCGCTCACATGCGTTTGAGCGACTACAAGGTGAGGGTCCTGCCTGGTGACAGAGGAACTGCTGCCAAAGTGAGAGTCCTCATTGAATCTGCCGATTCTACCAGTACCTGGGGTACCGTAGGCGTATCTCAGGACATCCTGGAGGCAAGTTGGCTGGCGCTGGTGGATAGCGTCAATTACAAGCTGTTCAAAGACGAGAAGGAACGCGACAGGGCCTCAGAGAGCTGA
- a CDS encoding aspartate kinase, producing MSLIVQKYGGTSVANIERIKAVAERVIKTRQAGHDVVVILSAMAGQTDKLIQMAHELTDEPDPRELDVLLATGEQVTIALFSIAVKCMGYEAQSLLGHQARIFTDHSYGRARISEIRTEPIWHNLYKDRIPVIAGFQGLDEKGNITTLGRGGSDTTAVAVAAALSADVCEIYTDVAGVYTTDPNLCERARKLQRISYEEMLEMASTGAKILHIRSVEFAMKYNVPIHVRSSFVDEQGTMVVKEDKSMEKVLVSGVTYSDSDARITLAGLPDVPGVAARIFSEIAREGIVVDMIIQGGTGETDNASLSFTVPRPDRNAAIKILQAMKADWPHLEISSDENIAKVSVIGVGMRHHAGVAAKMFQALAAEHINIHMISTSEIKVSCVIDDRYTAKAVRVLHDAFALDKPLQHEIPK from the coding sequence GTGAGCCTGATTGTGCAAAAATATGGCGGCACTTCTGTGGCCAATATCGAACGGATCAAGGCGGTTGCCGAGCGGGTGATAAAGACGCGCCAGGCCGGTCACGATGTGGTGGTTATACTGTCAGCCATGGCCGGCCAGACAGACAAGCTCATCCAGATGGCCCACGAGCTTACGGATGAGCCTGATCCGAGAGAACTGGACGTGCTGCTCGCTACTGGTGAACAGGTGACCATTGCTCTTTTCAGTATCGCGGTGAAGTGCATGGGTTATGAAGCACAGTCACTGCTTGGTCATCAAGCCAGGATTTTTACGGATCACTCGTATGGTCGGGCTCGAATCAGCGAGATACGGACAGAGCCCATCTGGCACAATCTCTATAAAGACCGCATTCCTGTAATTGCCGGATTCCAGGGTCTTGACGAGAAGGGAAATATCACCACCCTGGGCCGAGGGGGCTCAGACACTACTGCTGTGGCAGTGGCAGCTGCTCTCAGTGCTGATGTCTGCGAAATTTATACCGACGTGGCTGGAGTGTATACCACAGACCCCAACCTGTGTGAGCGGGCCAGAAAGCTGCAGCGGATCTCCTACGAGGAAATGCTGGAGATGGCCAGCACAGGTGCCAAGATATTGCACATCCGCTCAGTAGAGTTCGCAATGAAGTACAATGTTCCCATCCACGTGCGCTCCTCTTTCGTGGACGAACAAGGCACCATGGTGGTGAAGGAGGACAAAAGCATGGAAAAGGTGTTGGTTTCTGGCGTCACCTATTCAGACAGCGACGCTCGGATCACCCTGGCAGGACTTCCTGATGTCCCAGGCGTGGCTGCGCGGATCTTTTCAGAAATCGCCAGGGAAGGTATTGTTGTGGATATGATAATTCAGGGGGGCACTGGAGAGACCGACAATGCCAGTCTCAGTTTTACGGTACCCCGTCCTGATCGGAACGCCGCCATCAAGATTCTCCAGGCCATGAAGGCAGACTGGCCCCATCTGGAAATCTCCAGTGACGAAAACATTGCCAAGGTCTCCGTTATAGGGGTAGGAATGCGACACCATGCCGGTGTGGCAGCCAAAATGTTTCAGGCCCTGGCAGCAGAGCATATCAACATACATATGATAAGCACCTCTGAGATCAAAGTTTCCTGCGTCATCGACGATCGTTACACAGCAAAGGCAGTGAGAGTCTTGCACGATGCCTTTGCTCTCGACAAACCTTTGCAGCACGAGATTCCCAAGTAA
- the tsaE gene encoding tRNA (adenosine(37)-N6)-threonylcarbamoyltransferase complex ATPase subunit type 1 TsaE, giving the protein MWKTCTASPEDTRRLAEILGSLLQPGDVIALFGELGSGKTVFAQGLARGLQVPESYYITSPTFSIVNEYPGRIPFYHIDLYRVAGDTEVEELGLVEILYGQGAVAIEWPERITKELPEEYLEVQLSFADESSRNIIIIARGRRAEQRLQKLLAFVHKHG; this is encoded by the coding sequence ATGTGGAAGACATGTACAGCCAGTCCAGAGGATACCCGGCGGCTTGCCGAGATTCTGGGAAGCTTGCTGCAGCCCGGGGACGTGATCGCCCTGTTCGGGGAACTCGGCAGCGGCAAGACTGTATTTGCCCAGGGATTGGCCAGAGGGCTGCAGGTGCCAGAGTCGTACTATATTACCAGTCCCACTTTCAGCATAGTCAATGAATATCCTGGAAGAATTCCCTTTTATCACATTGACCTCTACCGGGTTGCAGGCGATACAGAGGTTGAAGAGCTCGGCCTGGTGGAGATTCTTTACGGGCAGGGCGCAGTAGCCATTGAGTGGCCGGAGCGTATAACAAAGGAGCTGCCGGAGGAATACCTGGAAGTTCAGCTTTCCTTTGCAGATGAGAGCAGCCGCAACATCATCATTATTGCCCGAGGGCGGCGGGCGGAACAGAGGCTTCAGAAACTCCTGGCATTTGTCCACAAACACGGATGA
- a CDS encoding NAD(P)H-hydrate dehydratase: MRVVTAEEMTAMDRAAIDTLGIPGVVLMENAGKGAAEVLQNHFPHLEGKRLLVVAGGGNNGGDGFVIARHLWQQRLDVVVCCLKEPEAYRGDARTNLTIIQRLGVPIEVRTRADGITALRPLVESADLIVDAIFGTGLNAPVRGYYRDVIELINGAAAAVLAVDLPSGLHASTGLPLGVCIRADVTATFGLAKVGQLITPGCTFVGDLQVVDIGLPRSVTEAAPPPMVVLDEAEVASLVQPRPMTSHKGSFGHVLVVAGSVGKSGAAAMTGLGAARAGAGLVTVAVPASLNPVLEVKLTEVMTEPLPETPAQTISEAAWARLQQLLANKQALALGPGLSMHEETRSLVCKLVEQGGCPLVVDADGVNSLAGQLAVLERAQAPLVLTPHPGEMGRLVGLEAAAVQEQRLELSRSFSRKYGVTLVLKGARTIVAHRDGRVAINVNGNPGLASGGSGDVLTGLIAGFLAQGLAAFEAACLGVFCHGAAADQAKEHLGCQGMIATDLLEQIPKVLSRLAEIDV; encoded by the coding sequence ATGAGGGTGGTGACTGCAGAAGAAATGACCGCTATGGATCGGGCTGCTATAGACACCCTCGGCATTCCTGGGGTTGTCCTCATGGAAAATGCCGGCAAAGGAGCGGCGGAAGTGCTGCAAAACCACTTTCCGCATCTCGAGGGCAAGCGGCTGCTGGTGGTTGCCGGGGGAGGGAACAATGGCGGCGACGGTTTTGTCATTGCCCGCCATCTATGGCAGCAGCGGTTGGACGTGGTGGTGTGCTGTCTGAAAGAGCCGGAGGCATACCGAGGAGACGCCAGGACAAATCTGACAATCATCCAGAGGCTTGGCGTACCAATCGAGGTGCGGACTCGCGCTGATGGGATCACTGCCCTGAGGCCGCTGGTGGAGTCTGCTGATCTGATTGTCGATGCAATTTTTGGCACTGGATTGAATGCACCCGTACGCGGCTACTACCGGGATGTAATTGAATTGATAAATGGGGCGGCAGCGGCAGTGCTTGCCGTGGATCTGCCTTCTGGCTTGCACGCCAGCACTGGCCTGCCTCTAGGAGTGTGTATCCGGGCAGATGTTACTGCCACCTTTGGTCTTGCCAAGGTGGGGCAGCTGATTACTCCAGGCTGCACATTTGTGGGAGATTTGCAGGTGGTAGACATCGGTCTGCCCAGGAGTGTGACCGAGGCTGCTCCTCCGCCAATGGTTGTGCTCGACGAAGCCGAAGTTGCATCGCTGGTGCAGCCAAGGCCCATGACATCACACAAAGGCTCGTTTGGACACGTGCTGGTGGTGGCAGGCTCGGTGGGCAAAAGCGGTGCTGCTGCCATGACGGGCCTGGGGGCGGCCCGTGCTGGTGCTGGTCTGGTAACTGTGGCTGTTCCAGCCTCCCTCAATCCAGTCCTGGAGGTCAAGCTTACCGAGGTGATGACCGAGCCGTTGCCGGAGACTCCTGCGCAGACCATCAGCGAGGCAGCCTGGGCCAGGCTGCAACAACTTTTGGCCAACAAACAGGCGCTGGCTCTGGGCCCCGGCCTTTCAATGCACGAGGAGACCAGAAGCCTCGTCTGCAAGCTAGTGGAGCAAGGTGGCTGCCCTCTGGTAGTTGATGCCGACGGAGTCAACAGTCTAGCAGGCCAATTGGCAGTGCTCGAAAGGGCTCAAGCCCCGCTGGTTCTTACTCCTCACCCTGGAGAAATGGGCCGACTCGTGGGTCTCGAGGCTGCGGCAGTACAGGAGCAGCGGCTCGAGCTCAGCAGATCCTTCAGCCGCAAGTACGGAGTGACCCTGGTGCTCAAGGGCGCCCGCACCATTGTTGCTCACAGGGACGGCAGGGTGGCAATAAACGTGAACGGCAACCCGGGACTCGCCAGCGGTGGCAGCGGTGACGTGCTTACTGGACTGATCGCCGGATTTCTGGCCCAGGGGTTGGCTGCCTTTGAAGCGGCGTGTCTTGGAGTGTTCTGCCACGGGGCAGCAGCTGACCAGGCAAAGGAGCATCTTGGCTGCCAGGGGATGATTGCCACTGATTTGCTGGAGCAGATTCCGAAGGTGTTGAGCAGGTTGGCTGAAATTGATGTTTGA
- a CDS encoding holo-ACP synthase: MMRGLGIDMVDVGRMERAVAMWGERFLKRIFTEAEIELCLKRQRPASCLALRFAAKEAFAKALGIGLQQGLRWRDIEVSNDELGKPVLHLYDQAHRLLKTVGARKVWLSLSDETNLAVAVVVLEE; this comes from the coding sequence ATGATGCGTGGATTGGGAATCGACATGGTTGATGTGGGCCGGATGGAAAGGGCTGTAGCCATGTGGGGGGAGCGCTTTCTGAAAAGGATTTTTACTGAGGCAGAAATAGAACTCTGTCTCAAGAGGCAGCGGCCAGCCTCATGTCTGGCCCTCCGTTTCGCGGCTAAAGAGGCATTTGCCAAGGCTCTCGGCATTGGGTTGCAGCAAGGACTCAGATGGCGAGATATCGAGGTAAGCAATGATGAACTCGGCAAGCCGGTGCTGCATCTATACGATCAGGCCCATAGATTGCTGAAAACCGTGGGTGCCAGGAAGGTGTGGCTCAGCCTTTCAGATGAGACCAATCTTGCCGTAGCTGTTGTGGTACTGGAGGAGTAG
- a CDS encoding pyridoxine 5'-phosphate synthase has product MAKLAVKIDHVATLRQTRQASVPDPVAAAVLAELGGAHGIVIHLREDRRHIQERDLNVLQHTVKSRLNLQMAPTKEMLKIALSVKPDMVTFVPERREEITTEGALEVHLNKEKLKKPIRLLRDADIAVSVFINPDLDQIRAAQWLEADFIEVHTGPFCAARTLRQRQEEYDKIYNTVKVAHKVGLGVSAGHGLDYHNIGWLVDLVEIESFNIGFAIIARAVLVGFERAVRDMVELIGGGGAWPRAER; this is encoded by the coding sequence GTGGCCAAACTTGCAGTCAAGATAGATCATGTGGCGACTCTCAGACAGACGCGCCAGGCATCAGTGCCGGATCCAGTGGCTGCGGCGGTGCTGGCGGAGCTAGGCGGGGCACACGGCATTGTCATCCATCTGCGTGAAGACCGTCGCCATATCCAGGAGCGTGATTTGAACGTACTGCAACACACGGTGAAGAGCAGGCTCAACCTGCAGATGGCTCCCACCAAAGAGATGCTCAAGATTGCCCTCAGCGTCAAGCCAGATATGGTGACTTTCGTGCCGGAGCGCCGCGAAGAGATTACCACCGAGGGAGCTCTTGAGGTTCACCTCAACAAGGAAAAACTGAAAAAACCGATTCGGCTGTTAAGAGATGCAGACATTGCGGTTAGCGTCTTCATAAACCCGGACCTGGATCAGATACGGGCGGCACAATGGCTCGAGGCTGATTTCATAGAGGTGCACACCGGTCCTTTTTGTGCAGCCCGTACCCTGCGACAACGGCAAGAAGAGTACGACAAGATCTACAACACGGTTAAAGTGGCCCATAAAGTCGGCTTGGGCGTGAGTGCCGGCCATGGTCTAGACTACCACAACATTGGCTGGCTGGTAGATCTGGTAGAGATAGAGTCGTTCAATATTGGCTTTGCTATTATTGCCAGGGCTGTGCTGGTGGGGTTTGAGAGGGCAGTGCGCGATATGGTTGAGCTGATCGGTGGTGGAGGCGCATGGCCGCGGGCAGAGAGATGA
- the ybeY gene encoding rRNA maturation RNase YbeY produces MEIRVVDLQREIRTDLEKIKAKARKILDVLACREAELSIALVDDERMSSLNWEYRRRKGATNVLSFAMREGEFGDVSPQLLGDVVISLPTAARQAVEAGISLDAMLSRLLVHGILHLLGFDHEGDEDSERQMAEKTRELLERLAAME; encoded by the coding sequence ATGGAGATCAGGGTAGTAGACCTGCAGCGAGAGATCAGAACGGATCTAGAGAAGATCAAGGCAAAAGCAAGGAAGATCTTAGACGTCTTGGCATGTCGTGAAGCAGAGCTCAGTATAGCCCTCGTTGACGATGAGAGGATGAGCTCTCTCAACTGGGAGTATCGCCGGCGAAAAGGAGCAACCAATGTCCTCTCTTTTGCCATGCGGGAAGGTGAGTTTGGCGATGTGTCTCCACAACTGTTGGGAGACGTGGTGATCTCTTTGCCCACAGCAGCGAGACAGGCGGTGGAGGCTGGTATTTCTCTGGATGCCATGCTGTCCCGGCTGTTGGTTCACGGGATTTTGCATCTTCTGGGTTTTGACCATGAGGGGGACGAGGATTCTGAGAGGCAGATGGCCGAAAAGACTAGAGAACTCCTGGAAAGGTTGGCAGCCATGGAGTGA
- a CDS encoding HDIG domain-containing protein produces MTRQTTEILKKVRRRSSEAAKKRTIPLERGGSSESAAEARWKRALILIGVSLVLALLVTPGYLGLPARYELGDVVDRDIKASKDFLVTDEAATARKREEAARKSLAVYDLDEEAVQKLKERLAPAFETMRTMMQTPLETAGNEQDGASGNIEAEYKSPLEAIPQAKKQFEALLGISVSSKDFAALVKAQFDGRVQQEVVRLAEAVLSSGVVGNKSLVLSQVQKGILLRSVQTGTESHITDPTRFLSLEEAKQQIRLRATMLLDNEPRALRDAVVHLTLKMLQPNITFNRSETELRRQQAIEAVKPVLFQVKKGEMIVREGQRLGEEELLKLKMQAQGKVEWAAIFTTIGVALLGCLIIWVSVYVGDRYIRQFPQKSKDLLFLAVIVCLFLGIGKISMGVAEALSSAFPLVSREAIFYLLPLASGAMLVTIFFNPATGMLFAFVQSLLVTLVLEKQLSLLFFYLIGSLVAIHGVEQCRDRSTPLKAGLTVSLANAVVIIILTMVNEQMFSVRTGVALVFGVTGGLLSGVTTTGLLPLVEMIFGYTTDVRLLELASMDQPLLRQLMVQAPGSYHHSLIVGNMVEAAAKSIGANSLLARVAAYYHDIGKINKPAYFVENQRANENRHERLAPSMSSLILISHVKEGVELAKKHRLGQAIEDIIQQHHGTSVISYFYQKALEQHDKTRNTRSAETSSVLVEDYRYPGPKPQTKEAGLVMLADAVEAASRTLAEPTTARLQGLVQKIINKIFSDGQLDECELTLKDLHQIAKNFNQILSGIFHQRIEYPEAAAKGAEGKVRKDGDQGSRPAARDQNGSREDQGKSKEDLRRLGMS; encoded by the coding sequence ATGACAAGGCAGACCACGGAAATCTTGAAAAAGGTTCGCCGTCGTTCCAGTGAGGCGGCCAAAAAGCGAACCATACCTCTGGAAAGGGGCGGCAGCTCCGAGTCAGCAGCTGAAGCACGCTGGAAGAGGGCCTTGATTCTTATCGGGGTGAGCCTGGTGTTGGCCTTGCTGGTAACCCCCGGATACCTGGGACTGCCTGCCCGTTATGAACTTGGAGATGTGGTTGATCGAGACATCAAGGCGAGCAAGGACTTCCTGGTCACGGATGAAGCTGCTACAGCCAGGAAAAGGGAAGAGGCGGCAAGAAAATCGCTGGCTGTTTATGACCTCGATGAGGAGGCGGTGCAAAAGTTGAAAGAACGATTGGCGCCTGCCTTTGAAACAATGCGCACCATGATGCAGACTCCACTGGAAACAGCAGGCAATGAGCAAGATGGTGCCAGTGGCAATATAGAAGCCGAGTACAAATCTCCTTTGGAAGCTATACCGCAAGCGAAGAAGCAGTTCGAAGCCTTGCTCGGTATTTCGGTGTCCAGCAAGGATTTCGCCGCCTTGGTAAAGGCGCAGTTTGATGGCCGAGTGCAGCAGGAAGTGGTGCGGCTCGCTGAAGCTGTACTGTCCTCTGGCGTTGTCGGCAATAAATCGTTGGTGTTGAGTCAGGTCCAGAAGGGAATCCTGCTGCGGAGCGTTCAGACCGGCACCGAGTCTCATATAACGGACCCAACCAGGTTTCTAAGTCTCGAGGAGGCCAAGCAGCAGATTCGCTTGCGAGCAACAATGCTTCTCGACAACGAGCCTCGGGCTCTCAGAGACGCTGTCGTCCATCTCACTTTGAAAATGCTGCAGCCGAATATTACCTTCAATCGCAGTGAGACGGAACTGCGAAGACAGCAGGCGATCGAGGCAGTCAAGCCAGTACTTTTCCAGGTGAAAAAAGGGGAGATGATTGTTCGGGAGGGTCAGCGTCTCGGTGAAGAAGAGCTGCTGAAACTGAAAATGCAGGCTCAGGGAAAGGTGGAATGGGCTGCCATATTTACCACCATTGGGGTGGCCCTGCTGGGGTGTCTTATTATCTGGGTGAGCGTGTACGTGGGAGACAGGTACATCAGGCAATTCCCGCAAAAAAGTAAAGATTTGCTGTTTCTCGCTGTCATAGTCTGCCTTTTCCTGGGAATCGGCAAGATTTCCATGGGCGTGGCAGAGGCCTTGAGCAGTGCTTTCCCTCTGGTGTCACGAGAGGCGATATTCTATTTGCTCCCCCTGGCCTCAGGGGCAATGCTGGTGACGATTTTCTTCAATCCAGCCACTGGCATGCTCTTCGCCTTCGTGCAGTCATTGCTGGTAACACTGGTGCTCGAAAAGCAGTTGAGCCTGCTTTTTTTCTATCTCATTGGCTCCCTGGTCGCCATTCATGGGGTGGAACAATGCCGGGATCGGAGTACACCACTGAAGGCTGGCCTTACAGTCAGCCTGGCCAACGCTGTGGTGATCATCATTCTAACTATGGTGAACGAACAGATGTTCAGCGTTCGCACTGGGGTTGCCCTTGTTTTCGGTGTTACCGGAGGGTTATTGAGTGGGGTAACTACTACCGGTCTGTTACCTCTGGTGGAAATGATTTTCGGCTACACCACGGACGTCAGGCTCCTGGAGCTGGCAAGTATGGATCAGCCTCTGCTGCGCCAGCTGATGGTGCAGGCTCCGGGCTCCTATCACCACAGCTTGATCGTTGGCAACATGGTCGAGGCAGCGGCCAAATCTATTGGCGCCAACTCTCTGCTCGCCAGGGTGGCAGCCTATTACCACGACATTGGCAAGATCAACAAACCCGCCTATTTTGTTGAGAATCAGAGGGCTAACGAGAACAGACATGAACGGCTGGCGCCTTCAATGAGCAGCCTTATCCTGATTTCCCATGTGAAGGAAGGCGTAGAACTGGCCAAGAAACATCGGCTCGGACAGGCTATAGAGGATATCATTCAACAACATCACGGCACCAGCGTAATCTCATACTTTTATCAGAAGGCACTTGAACAGCACGACAAGACTAGAAATACCAGGTCAGCCGAGACATCTTCGGTGCTGGTGGAAGACTACCGCTACCCGGGACCAAAGCCGCAGACCAAGGAGGCTGGCCTGGTAATGTTGGCCGACGCAGTTGAGGCTGCCTCTCGCACCTTGGCAGAACCCACCACTGCGAGGCTTCAGGGGCTGGTGCAGAAAATCATCAACAAAATATTTTCAGACGGCCAGCTCGACGAGTGTGAATTGACTCTCAAGGACCTGCATCAGATTGCCAAGAATTTCAATCAAATTCTCTCCGGCATTTTTCACCAGCGGATCGAATACCCAGAGGCTGCCGCCAAAGGTGCTGAGGGGAAGGTGCGAAAAGATGGAGATCAGGGTAGTAGACCTGCAGCGAGAGATCAGAACGGATCTAGAGAAGATCAAGGCAAAAGCAAGGAAGATCTTAGACGTCTTGGCATGTCGTGA